Proteins co-encoded in one Streptomyces sp. NBC_01283 genomic window:
- a CDS encoding APC family permease codes for MSKLTDVPKRILIGRALRSDRLGETLLPKRIALPVFASDPLSSVAYAPGEVLLVLSIAGVSAYHFSPWIAVAVVVLMFTVVASYRQNVHAYPSGGGDYEVANTNLGPKAGLTVASALLVDYVLTVAVSISSGIENLGSAVPFVVEHKVLCAVAVIVLLTVMNLRGVKESGKLFAIPTYVFVAGVFIMIAWGAFRGIVLDETMKAPTADYEIKPEHGGLAGFALVFLLLRAFSSGCAALTGVEAISNGVPAFRKPKSKNAASTLALMGALAVTMFCGIIALAMTTKVRMAEYPGKDLFHNGVPVGSDYVQNPVISQVAEAVFGNGSFLFIVLAAATALVLFLAANTAYNGFPLLGSILAQDRYLPRQLHTRGDRLAFSNGIVLLAGAAALLVVIYGADSTRLIQLYIVGVFVSFTLSQIGMVRHWNRHLAKERDQAKRRHMIRSRAINTFGAFFTGMVLIVVLVTKFTHGAWVALLGMVIFYATMSAIRRHYDRVAEEIAAPDTPSEDSVRPSRVHSIVLVSKIHRPTLRALAYAKLMRSDTLEALSINVDPAETKALRTEWERRGIHVPLKILDSPYREITRPIIEYVKGLRKESPRDVVSVIIPEYVVGHWYEHLLHNQSALRLKGRLLFTPGVMVTSVPYQLDSSEAAKKRARKRSEWNAPGAVRRGPVEKRAKEPSNGNGARNGGGNGKKS; via the coding sequence GTGTCCAAACTGACCGACGTGCCCAAACGGATCCTCATCGGGCGCGCACTGCGCAGCGACCGGCTCGGAGAAACCCTCCTGCCGAAGCGCATCGCTCTACCCGTGTTCGCGTCCGACCCGCTCTCCTCCGTGGCCTATGCACCGGGCGAAGTGCTCCTAGTCCTCTCGATCGCGGGTGTGTCGGCGTACCACTTCAGCCCCTGGATCGCCGTCGCGGTCGTCGTGCTGATGTTCACCGTCGTCGCGTCGTACCGGCAGAACGTGCACGCCTACCCGAGCGGTGGCGGCGACTACGAGGTCGCCAACACCAACCTCGGGCCCAAGGCGGGACTCACCGTCGCGAGCGCGCTGCTCGTCGACTACGTCCTGACCGTGGCGGTGTCGATCTCCTCGGGCATCGAGAACCTCGGCTCGGCGGTCCCGTTCGTCGTCGAGCACAAGGTCCTCTGCGCCGTCGCCGTCATCGTGCTCCTCACGGTGATGAACCTGCGCGGTGTGAAGGAGTCCGGGAAGCTCTTCGCCATCCCGACGTACGTCTTCGTGGCCGGCGTCTTCATCATGATCGCGTGGGGTGCCTTCCGGGGCATCGTCCTCGACGAGACGATGAAGGCGCCCACCGCGGACTACGAGATCAAGCCCGAGCACGGCGGCCTCGCGGGCTTCGCCCTGGTCTTCCTGCTCCTGCGGGCGTTCTCGTCCGGCTGTGCCGCGCTCACCGGTGTCGAGGCGATCAGCAATGGCGTCCCGGCCTTCCGCAAGCCCAAGAGCAAGAACGCGGCGAGCACCCTGGCCCTGATGGGCGCCCTCGCCGTCACCATGTTCTGCGGCATCATCGCGCTCGCCATGACGACCAAGGTCCGCATGGCCGAGTACCCGGGCAAGGACCTCTTCCACAACGGGGTGCCGGTCGGCTCCGACTACGTCCAGAACCCGGTGATCTCCCAGGTCGCCGAGGCCGTCTTCGGCAACGGCAGCTTCCTGTTCATCGTGCTGGCGGCCGCCACCGCGCTGGTCCTCTTCCTCGCGGCCAACACGGCCTACAACGGCTTCCCGCTGCTCGGCTCGATCCTCGCCCAGGACCGATACCTGCCGCGTCAGCTGCACACCCGCGGCGACCGGCTCGCGTTCTCCAACGGCATCGTGCTCCTCGCGGGGGCCGCGGCGCTCCTCGTCGTGATCTACGGCGCGGACTCGACCCGCCTGATCCAGCTCTACATCGTCGGCGTCTTCGTCTCCTTCACGCTCAGTCAGATCGGCATGGTCCGGCACTGGAACCGCCATCTGGCCAAGGAGAGGGACCAGGCCAAGCGGCGCCACATGATCCGCTCGCGGGCGATCAACACCTTCGGCGCCTTCTTCACCGGCATGGTCCTGATCGTCGTGCTCGTCACGAAGTTCACGCACGGCGCGTGGGTGGCGCTGCTCGGCATGGTGATCTTCTACGCGACGATGTCCGCGATCCGCCGGCACTACGACCGCGTCGCCGAGGAGATCGCCGCCCCGGACACCCCGTCCGAGGACAGCGTGCGCCCCTCGCGCGTGCACTCCATCGTGCTTGTCTCCAAGATCCACCGCCCGACGCTGCGCGCCCTTGCCTACGCCAAGCTGATGCGCTCGGACACGCTCGAAGCGCTGAGCATCAACGTCGACCCGGCGGAGACCAAGGCCCTCAGGACCGAGTGGGAGCGGCGCGGCATCCACGTCCCGCTGAAGATCCTCGACTCGCCCTACCGCGAGATCACCCGGCCGATCATCGAGTACGTCAAGGGCCTCCGCAAGGAGAGCCCGCGCGACGTGGTCAGCGTGATCATCCCGGAGTATGTGGTGGGCCACTGGTACGAGCACCTGCTGCACAACCAGAGCGCGCTCCGGCTCAAGGGCCGCCTGCTCTTCACCCCCGGCGTGATGGTCACCTCCGTGCCCTACCAGCTCGACTCCTCCGAGGCCGCCAAGAAGCGGGCCAGGAAGCGGTCGGAGTGGAACGCGCCGGGTGCGGTGCGGCGGGGGCCGGTGGAGAAGCGTGCGAAGGAGCCGAGCAACGGGAACGGCGCACGGAACGGTGGCGGGAACGGCAAGAAGTCCTGA
- a CDS encoding MMPL family transporter produces the protein MRKRSVTVRVARWSALHPGRAIVGWLVFVVLCLGGGIAAGMNSATSEDFRVGEAGRAEALATEGGVQLRPTEQVLIRAESGALDKKAAAAAVKDVTARMKSLPEVASVAPPVPSADGRVLRVQVELNGSEQEDQESVPPLQAQTEEAAKAHPGLVIEETGDASVSKGVDDQRDEDLQFSEAITLPVTLITLALVFGSVVMVGVPLLLAVTSIMATMGLAMLASHLLPDTGVGMSMILLIGMAVGVDYTLFYLKREREERARAGGRLTSEALVEAAAATAGRAIVVSGLAVIVSTTALFLARDVIFDSLATGTILVVAVAVVSSVTVLPALLVKLGRRTERRAAKRLAQGKSVRTYGEKKPGRAWSALLTPARKHPALTLCLSVLVMLGLALPALDMKLKNPARDSFSRDIEAMKGYDRLLEVFPEQRVRHLVVVRADAAQAADVREALTRLDRRAQTDPLFSHPSGAPILRASKDRRTTTLELNTAHPTYSDKAEASLDHLRHDHLPATVGTLPGVETAVTGEVPRGTDYVDHQNQKLPLVLGFLLLMTFAMTVFAFRSVVLGLLGIVLNLLSAASALGLLVLVFQGEWAEELLSFISLGGISSRVPLFLFVILFGLSMDYQVFVVSRIREAALDGVPTRQAVIEGIGSSAKVVTSAAIVMVTVFASFVMLHILEMKQMGFVLAAAVLLDAFVIRIMILPAALLLLGRATWWPSRAIRRAEQRTAERYGAREVPHAPESAEQRPLSGHWAESPAARRG, from the coding sequence ATGAGGAAGCGATCGGTCACGGTGCGCGTGGCCAGATGGAGCGCGCTGCATCCAGGGCGGGCGATCGTCGGCTGGCTGGTGTTCGTGGTGCTCTGCCTGGGAGGCGGCATCGCCGCCGGCATGAACAGCGCGACCTCGGAGGACTTCCGCGTCGGCGAGGCCGGCCGTGCCGAGGCCCTGGCGACCGAGGGCGGTGTCCAGCTGCGGCCCACCGAACAGGTGCTGATCCGCGCCGAGTCGGGGGCGCTCGACAAGAAGGCCGCCGCTGCCGCCGTCAAGGACGTCACCGCCCGGATGAAGTCGCTGCCCGAGGTCGCATCGGTGGCGCCGCCGGTGCCGTCGGCCGACGGCAGGGTCCTGCGGGTCCAGGTGGAGCTGAACGGCTCCGAGCAGGAGGACCAGGAGTCGGTCCCGCCGCTCCAGGCGCAGACCGAGGAGGCCGCGAAGGCGCACCCGGGGCTGGTGATCGAGGAGACCGGCGACGCCTCCGTGAGCAAGGGCGTCGACGACCAGCGCGACGAGGACCTGCAGTTCTCCGAGGCGATCACGCTGCCGGTCACGCTGATCACACTCGCCCTGGTGTTCGGCTCGGTGGTCATGGTCGGCGTACCGCTGCTGCTCGCCGTCACCTCGATCATGGCGACGATGGGCCTGGCGATGCTGGCCTCGCACCTGCTGCCCGACACCGGCGTCGGCATGAGCATGATCCTGCTCATCGGCATGGCCGTCGGGGTCGACTACACGCTCTTCTACCTCAAGCGCGAGCGCGAGGAACGGGCCCGCGCGGGCGGCCGCCTCACCTCGGAGGCCCTGGTCGAGGCCGCCGCCGCGACGGCGGGCCGCGCGATCGTGGTCTCCGGGCTCGCGGTGATCGTCTCCACCACCGCGCTCTTCCTGGCACGTGACGTCATCTTCGACTCCCTCGCCACCGGCACCATCCTGGTGGTCGCCGTCGCCGTGGTCAGCTCCGTGACGGTGCTGCCCGCCCTCCTGGTCAAGCTCGGCCGGCGCACCGAGCGCCGCGCCGCCAAGCGCCTCGCCCAGGGCAAGTCCGTCCGGACGTACGGCGAGAAGAAGCCGGGCCGCGCCTGGAGCGCCCTGCTCACGCCCGCCCGCAAGCACCCCGCGCTCACCCTGTGCCTCTCGGTCCTCGTCATGCTGGGGCTCGCGCTGCCCGCCCTGGACATGAAGCTCAAGAACCCGGCCCGCGACAGCTTCTCGCGCGACATCGAGGCCATGAAGGGGTACGACAGGCTGCTCGAAGTCTTCCCCGAGCAGCGCGTCCGGCACCTGGTCGTGGTGCGGGCCGATGCGGCGCAGGCCGCCGACGTACGCGAGGCGCTCACGCGGCTGGACCGCAGGGCGCAGACCGACCCGCTGTTCTCACACCCCTCCGGAGCGCCGATCCTGCGCGCCTCGAAGGACCGCAGGACCACCACCCTGGAGCTGAACACCGCACACCCGACGTACTCCGATAAGGCCGAGGCCTCGCTCGACCACCTCCGCCACGACCATCTCCCCGCGACCGTCGGCACACTGCCCGGCGTCGAGACGGCCGTCACCGGCGAGGTGCCGCGCGGCACGGACTACGTGGACCACCAGAACCAGAAGCTGCCGCTCGTCCTCGGCTTCCTGCTCCTGATGACCTTCGCCATGACGGTCTTCGCGTTCCGCTCGGTCGTCCTCGGACTGCTCGGCATCGTGCTCAACCTGCTCTCCGCCGCGTCCGCGCTCGGACTCCTCGTCCTGGTCTTCCAGGGGGAGTGGGCCGAGGAACTGCTCTCGTTCATCTCGCTCGGCGGGATCTCCTCGCGGGTGCCGCTCTTCCTCTTCGTGATCCTCTTCGGGCTCTCGATGGACTACCAGGTGTTCGTGGTCAGCCGGATCCGCGAGGCCGCACTGGACGGCGTACCCACCCGGCAGGCGGTCATCGAGGGCATCGGCTCCTCCGCCAAGGTCGTCACCAGCGCCGCGATCGTCATGGTCACCGTCTTCGCGAGCTTCGTGATGCTGCACATCCTGGAGATGAAGCAGATGGGCTTCGTCCTCGCGGCGGCCGTCCTGCTGGACGCGTTCGTGATCCGCATCATGATCCTTCCGGCGGCGCTGCTCCTCCTCGGGCGTGCCACCTGGTGGCCGTCCCGCGCGATCCGCCGCGCCGAGCAGCGGACCGCCGAGCGGTACGGGGCGCGGGAGGTGCCGCATGCCCCGGAGAGTGCCGAACAGCGTCCGCTTTCCGGGCATTGGGCGGAGTCCCCGGCGGCGCGTCGTGGCTAA
- a CDS encoding winged helix-turn-helix domain-containing protein, protein MDSEELLAFLSAVGHAQRIRIITELAPGQLYVSELARRLGVSRPLLYMHLERLEKAGLVVGRLELSDDGKALKYFELAPFDVRLNVDTILAAVRQDASDEDGQHSPEGS, encoded by the coding sequence ATGGACAGCGAAGAGCTGCTCGCCTTCCTCTCCGCCGTCGGCCACGCCCAGCGGATCAGGATCATCACCGAGCTCGCCCCGGGGCAGCTGTACGTCAGCGAACTGGCGCGGCGGCTCGGCGTCTCCCGCCCCCTGCTCTACATGCACCTCGAACGTCTGGAGAAGGCCGGTCTCGTCGTCGGCCGCCTGGAGCTCTCCGACGACGGCAAGGCGCTCAAGTACTTCGAACTGGCGCCGTTCGACGTGCGATTGAACGTGGACACGATCCTCGCGGCCGTCCGGCAGGACGCGTCGGACGAGGACGGACAGCACTCACCTGAGGGGTCTTAA
- a CDS encoding TrkA family potassium uptake protein, with the protein MHIVIMGCGRVGSALAQTLEQQGHTVAVIDQDPTAFRRLGSGFGGRRVTGIGFDQDTLREAGIEEAGAFAAVSSGDNSNIIAARVAREMFGIENVAARIYDPRRAEVYQRLGIPTVATVRWTADQMLRRLLPSGAEPLWRDPTGGVQLAEVHASASWIGHKISELQEETGVRVAFLTRLGEAVLPTSQTVLQEGDLVHVMMRTDEVEKVEAAFAEGPEEGGQ; encoded by the coding sequence GTGCACATCGTCATCATGGGCTGCGGGAGAGTCGGATCGGCTCTCGCGCAAACCCTGGAACAACAGGGGCACACGGTCGCCGTGATCGACCAGGACCCCACCGCCTTCCGCCGTCTGGGCTCCGGCTTCGGCGGCCGTCGCGTCACCGGCATCGGCTTCGACCAGGACACCCTGCGCGAGGCCGGCATCGAGGAGGCGGGCGCCTTCGCCGCGGTCAGCAGCGGCGACAACTCGAACATCATCGCCGCCCGCGTGGCCCGCGAGATGTTCGGCATCGAGAACGTCGCCGCGCGCATCTACGACCCGCGCCGCGCCGAGGTCTACCAGCGCCTGGGCATCCCCACCGTCGCCACGGTCCGCTGGACCGCCGACCAGATGCTGCGCAGGCTGCTGCCCTCCGGGGCCGAACCGCTGTGGCGCGACCCCACCGGCGGCGTGCAGCTCGCCGAGGTGCACGCGTCCGCGTCCTGGATCGGCCACAAGATCAGTGAGCTCCAGGAGGAGACCGGCGTACGCGTGGCCTTCCTCACCCGGCTGGGCGAGGCGGTCCTGCCGACCTCGCAGACGGTGCTCCAGGAGGGTGACCTGGTGCACGTGATGATGCGCACCGACGAGGTCGAGAAGGTCGAAGCGGCGTTCGCCGAAGGCCCCGAGGAAGGCGGTCAGTGA
- a CDS encoding TrkA family potassium uptake protein, translating to MRVAIAGAGAVGRSIAGELLENGHEILLIDKAPTAISVERVPQAEWLLADACEITSLDEAALQRCNVVIAATGDDKVNLVVSLLAKTEYGVPRVVARVNNPKNEWLFNESWGVDVAVSTPRLMSALVEEAVSVGDLVRLLRFSHGDANLVELTLPPESALAGTTVGDVQWPEDTSLVTIIRGTRVLAPTPDDSLEAGDELLFVAAQAREEQLEDLLSVRREDAAS from the coding sequence ATGAGGGTCGCCATTGCCGGAGCAGGCGCGGTGGGACGTTCCATCGCCGGTGAGCTCCTGGAGAACGGGCACGAGATCCTGCTCATCGACAAGGCGCCGACCGCCATCTCGGTCGAGCGCGTCCCGCAGGCGGAGTGGCTGCTCGCCGACGCCTGTGAGATCACCTCGCTCGACGAGGCGGCGCTCCAGCGCTGCAACGTGGTGATCGCCGCGACCGGCGACGACAAGGTCAACCTCGTCGTCTCGCTGCTCGCCAAGACCGAGTACGGCGTCCCGCGGGTCGTGGCCCGCGTGAACAACCCCAAGAACGAATGGCTCTTCAACGAGTCCTGGGGCGTCGACGTCGCCGTCTCGACCCCGCGCCTGATGTCCGCGCTCGTCGAGGAGGCGGTGAGCGTCGGCGATCTCGTACGCCTGCTGCGCTTCAGCCACGGCGACGCGAACCTCGTCGAGCTGACGCTGCCGCCCGAGTCGGCGCTCGCCGGCACGACGGTCGGCGACGTGCAGTGGCCCGAGGACACCTCACTGGTCACGATCATCCGCGGCACGCGCGTCCTGGCGCCCACCCCGGACGATTCCCTGGAGGCGGGCGACGAGCTCCTCTTCGTGGCCGCCCAGGCCCGCGAGGAGCAGCTGGAGGACCTCCTGTCGGTACGCCGGGAGGACGCGGCGAGCTAG
- a CDS encoding DUF3159 domain-containing protein: protein MTSLDKPADQGSTDQEADSRAVTEAALFEAFGGLRGMVETVVPGLLFVTIFTINKDLHMSAIAALAVSLVLVAVRLITKDTVKHAFSGVFGVAFGVVFAMMTGNAKDFYLPGMLYTLGLALAYIVTAIAGVPLIGLILGPVFKENLSWRTRNPGRKKAYTKASWAWGLILLAKCAILFPLYWWADTTQFGWVLIALKIPPFLLAVWLTWVFLAKAPAPIDVFAEMEAAEKAEKEREAERREV from the coding sequence GTGACGTCCCTCGACAAGCCTGCGGACCAAGGAAGCACGGATCAGGAAGCTGATTCCAGGGCCGTGACCGAGGCCGCGCTCTTCGAGGCCTTCGGCGGCTTGCGGGGCATGGTGGAGACCGTCGTCCCGGGCCTCCTCTTCGTGACGATCTTCACGATCAACAAGGACCTGCACATGTCGGCCATCGCGGCCCTCGCGGTGTCCCTGGTTCTCGTGGCGGTCCGTCTGATCACGAAGGACACCGTCAAGCACGCCTTCAGCGGCGTCTTCGGTGTCGCCTTCGGCGTGGTCTTCGCGATGATGACCGGCAACGCCAAGGACTTCTATCTGCCGGGCATGCTCTACACCCTGGGCCTCGCCCTCGCCTACATCGTCACGGCCATCGCGGGCGTCCCGCTGATCGGCCTGATCCTCGGCCCGGTCTTCAAGGAGAACCTCTCCTGGCGGACCCGCAACCCGGGCCGCAAGAAGGCGTACACGAAGGCCAGTTGGGCCTGGGGTCTGATCCTGCTCGCCAAGTGCGCGATCCTTTTCCCGCTCTACTGGTGGGCGGACACCACCCAGTTCGGCTGGGTCCTGATCGCCCTGAAGATCCCGCCCTTCCTGCTCGCCGTCTGGCTGACCTGGGTCTTCCTCGCGAAGGCGCCCGCGCCGATCGACGTCTTCGCCGAGATGGAAGCAGCGGAGAAGGCGGAGAAGGAGCGCGAGGCGGAGCGCCGCGAGGTCTGA
- a CDS encoding OB-fold nucleic acid binding domain-containing protein, with product MSAVPGSEKPAGRFRRMLDRLSSSQEDLESEELREDAATAGCTRIGDCHDRQIVTVTGTLRTVTLRPRAGVPALEAELFDGSAALDVVWLGRRSIVGIEPGRRLIASGRVSMSRGRRVLFNPKYELRPLGRE from the coding sequence ATGAGTGCTGTTCCTGGTTCCGAGAAGCCGGCAGGCCGTTTCCGGCGCATGCTCGACCGGCTGTCCTCCTCCCAGGAGGATCTGGAGTCGGAGGAGCTGCGCGAGGATGCCGCGACGGCTGGATGCACCCGCATCGGAGACTGCCACGACCGCCAGATAGTCACGGTTACTGGTACCTTGCGCACGGTCACCCTGCGACCACGCGCCGGCGTCCCCGCCCTGGAGGCGGAGCTGTTCGACGGTTCCGCGGCTCTGGACGTGGTGTGGCTCGGCAGGCGCTCCATCGTGGGGATAGAGCCGGGGCGCAGGCTGATCGCGTCCGGCCGGGTCTCGATGAGCCGGGGCCGCCGGGTGCTCTTCAACCCGAAATACGAACTCAGACCCCTCGGACGGGAGTAG
- a CDS encoding response regulator — protein MTRVLVVDDEPQIVRALVINLKARKYDVDAAPDGATALQLAAARHPDVIVLDLGLPDMDGVEVIKGLRGWTRVPILVLSARHSSDEKVEALDAGADDYVTKPFGMDELLARLRASIRRAEPTGAGEDDVLVDTEDFTVDLAAKKVHRDGRDVRLTPTEWHLLEVLVRNTGRLVSQKQLLQEVWGPSYGTETNYLRVYMAQLRRKLEADPAHPRHFITEPGMGYRFER, from the coding sequence ATGACCCGGGTGCTCGTGGTCGACGACGAGCCGCAGATCGTACGCGCCCTCGTGATCAACCTGAAGGCGCGCAAGTACGACGTGGACGCGGCCCCGGACGGAGCCACCGCGCTCCAGCTCGCCGCCGCTCGCCACCCCGACGTGATCGTGCTCGACCTCGGTCTGCCCGACATGGACGGGGTCGAGGTCATCAAGGGCCTGCGCGGCTGGACCCGCGTCCCGATCCTGGTGCTCTCCGCGCGGCACAGCTCGGACGAGAAGGTCGAGGCGCTCGACGCGGGCGCCGACGACTACGTCACCAAGCCCTTCGGCATGGACGAGCTCCTGGCCCGGCTGCGGGCCTCCATCCGCAGGGCGGAGCCCACCGGAGCGGGCGAGGACGACGTGCTGGTGGACACCGAGGACTTCACGGTCGACCTGGCCGCCAAGAAGGTGCACCGCGACGGGCGGGACGTACGCCTGACGCCCACCGAGTGGCACCTCCTCGAAGTCCTGGTGCGCAACACCGGGCGCCTGGTCAGCCAGAAGCAGCTGCTCCAGGAGGTGTGGGGCCCTTCGTACGGTACGGAGACGAACTACCTGCGCGTCTACATGGCGCAGCTGCGCCGCAAGCTGGAGGCGGACCCCGCGCATCCGCGGCACTTCATCACCGAGCCGGGAATGGGTTACAGGTTCGAACGATGA
- a CDS encoding ATP-binding protein — MARGKLRIYLGSAPGVGKTYAMLSEAHRRIERGTDCVVAFVEHHGRPRTEVMLHGLEQVPRKDLDYRGTLFTEMDVDAVLERAPAVALVDELAHTNVPGSRNAKRWQDVEELLAAGIDVVSTVNIQHLESLGDVVESITGVRQRETVPDEVVRRADQIELVDMSPQALRRRMAHGNIYKPDRVDAALSNYFRPGNLTALRELALLWVADRVDEYLQQYRGEHGIRSTWQARERIAVGLTGGPEGRTLIRRASRMAAKGSGSEILAVYIARSDGLTAASPKELAVQRTLVEDLGGTFHHVIGDDIPAALLDFARGVNATQIVLGSSRRKTWQYIFGPGVGATVARDSGPDLDVHIVTHGEVAKGRGLPVARGARLGRSRSIWGWLVGVGGPALLTLLLTHVDANLGLANDMLLFLTLTVAAALLGGLLPALASAAFGSLLLNYYFTPPLHLWTISDSKNIVAIIVFVGVAISVASVVDLAARRTHQAARLRAESEILSFLAGSVLRGETSLDALLERVRETFSMDSVALLERASDVAPWTCAGRVGEGRMLDRPEDADVDMPVGDHMALALSGRVLPAEDRRVLAAFAAQAAVVLDRQRLKSEADQARTLAEGNRIRTALLAAVSHDLRTPLAGIKAAVSSLRSDDVSWSEEDQAELLEGIEDGADRLDHLVGNLLDMSRLQTGTVTPLIRAIDLDEVVPMALGGVPDGSADLDIPETLPMVSVDKGLLERAVANIVENAVKYSLDAEPVLVSASTLGDRVELRVVDRGPGVPDAAKDRIFEPFQRYGDAPRGAGVGLGLAVARGFVESMGGTLEAEDTPGGGLTMVLTLRAAAGGPQALPDLSAHMTS, encoded by the coding sequence ATGGCACGCGGCAAGCTTCGGATATACCTCGGTTCGGCACCGGGCGTCGGCAAGACGTACGCCATGCTGTCCGAGGCGCACCGCCGCATCGAGCGCGGCACCGACTGCGTCGTGGCCTTCGTGGAGCACCACGGCAGGCCACGTACCGAGGTGATGCTGCACGGCCTGGAGCAGGTGCCCCGCAAGGACCTGGACTACCGCGGCACCCTCTTCACCGAGATGGACGTCGACGCCGTCCTGGAGCGCGCCCCCGCCGTCGCCCTCGTGGACGAACTGGCGCACACGAACGTCCCCGGCTCCCGCAACGCCAAGCGCTGGCAGGACGTCGAGGAACTCCTCGCGGCGGGCATCGACGTCGTCTCGACCGTGAACATCCAGCACCTGGAGTCCCTCGGCGACGTCGTCGAGTCGATCACCGGCGTACGCCAGCGCGAGACCGTGCCGGACGAGGTGGTGCGGCGCGCGGACCAGATCGAGCTGGTCGACATGTCGCCCCAGGCGCTGCGCCGCCGCATGGCGCACGGCAACATCTACAAGCCCGACCGGGTCGACGCGGCCCTGTCCAACTACTTCCGGCCCGGCAACCTCACCGCCCTGCGCGAGCTCGCGCTGCTCTGGGTCGCCGACCGGGTCGACGAGTACCTCCAGCAGTACCGCGGAGAGCACGGCATCCGCTCCACCTGGCAGGCCCGCGAGCGCATCGCCGTCGGCCTCACCGGCGGCCCCGAGGGCCGCACGCTGATCCGCCGCGCCTCCCGGATGGCCGCCAAGGGCTCGGGCAGCGAGATCCTCGCCGTCTACATCGCCCGCAGCGACGGCCTCACCGCGGCATCGCCCAAGGAGCTCGCGGTCCAGCGCACGCTCGTCGAGGACCTGGGCGGCACCTTCCACCACGTCATCGGCGACGACATACCGGCCGCGCTCCTCGACTTCGCCCGCGGCGTGAACGCCACCCAGATCGTCCTCGGCTCCTCGCGCCGCAAGACCTGGCAGTACATCTTCGGGCCCGGTGTCGGCGCCACGGTGGCCCGCGACTCGGGCCCCGACCTGGACGTCCACATCGTCACGCACGGCGAGGTCGCCAAGGGGCGCGGCCTGCCCGTGGCGCGCGGGGCCCGGCTGGGGCGCTCCCGCAGCATCTGGGGCTGGCTGGTGGGCGTGGGCGGCCCGGCGCTCCTGACGCTGCTCCTGACCCATGTGGACGCGAACCTGGGTCTCGCCAACGACATGCTGCTGTTCCTGACGCTCACGGTCGCCGCCGCACTGCTGGGCGGGCTCCTGCCGGCCCTGGCGTCGGCGGCGTTCGGCTCGCTGCTCCTGAACTACTACTTCACGCCGCCGCTGCACCTGTGGACGATCTCCGACTCCAAGAACATCGTCGCGATCATCGTCTTCGTGGGCGTCGCGATCTCCGTGGCCTCCGTCGTGGACCTCGCCGCCCGCCGCACCCACCAGGCAGCCAGGCTCCGTGCGGAGTCGGAGATACTCTCCTTCCTCGCGGGCAGCGTGCTGCGCGGCGAGACCTCGCTGGACGCCCTGCTCGAACGCGTACGCGAGACCTTCAGCATGGACTCGGTGGCCCTCCTGGAGCGCGCGAGCGACGTCGCCCCCTGGACCTGCGCGGGCCGGGTCGGTGAGGGCCGCATGCTCGACCGCCCCGAGGACGCCGACGTGGACATGCCGGTGGGCGACCACATGGCGCTCGCCCTGTCCGGCCGGGTGCTGCCCGCCGAGGACCGCCGGGTGCTCGCCGCGTTCGCCGCGCAGGCCGCCGTCGTCCTGGACCGCCAGCGCCTGAAGTCCGAGGCGGACCAGGCCCGCACCCTCGCCGAGGGCAACCGCATCCGCACGGCGCTGCTCGCCGCCGTCAGCCATGACTTGCGGACGCCCCTGGCCGGCATCAAGGCCGCCGTCTCGTCCCTGCGCTCCGACGACGTGTCCTGGTCCGAGGAGGACCAGGCCGAGCTCCTCGAAGGCATCGAGGACGGCGCCGACCGCCTGGACCACCTGGTCGGCAACCTCCTGGACATGTCCCGCCTGCAGACCGGCACCGTCACCCCGCTGATCCGCGCGATCGACCTCGACGAGGTCGTCCCGATGGCGCTCGGCGGTGTCCCCGACGGCAGCGCGGACCTCGACATCCCCGAGACGCTGCCCATGGTCTCCGTCGACAAGGGCCTCCTGGAGCGCGCCGTCGCCAACATCGTCGAGAACGCGGTCAAGTACAGCCTCGACGCCGAGCCGGTCCTGGTCTCCGCGAGCACGCTCGGCGACCGCGTCGAGCTGCGCGTCGTGGACCGCGGCCCCGGCGTCCCGGATGCCGCCAAGGACCGCATCTTCGAGCCGTTCCAGCGCTACGGTGACGCTCCGCGCGGCGCGGGCGTCGGCCTGGGCCTAGCGGTCGCACGCGGCTTCGTCGAGTCCATGGGAGGCACGCTGGAGGCCGAGGACACCCCCGGAGGGGGACTCACCATGGTCCTCACGCTGCGGGCGGCTGCGGGCGGACCACAGGCCCTGCCGGACCTCTCCGCGCACATGACCTCATGA